The following coding sequences lie in one Musa acuminata AAA Group cultivar baxijiao chromosome BXJ1-8, Cavendish_Baxijiao_AAA, whole genome shotgun sequence genomic window:
- the LOC135587393 gene encoding probable xyloglucan galactosyltransferase GT19 encodes MNALEKSVIACPSMALPFIFAFLFLLSGDFRAAATAAECEGRWIYIRELPSRFNTDLLATCDDFPLLFELREQQEKSLLPFIANHGLGPRTHNRSHSWYRTDPLFMELLFHRRMLEYPCLVADPAAADAVFVPYYAAIAALPFLYSPDQWNSSALHGRDLADWLRRDRPGIWSRRAGHDHFLAVAGAAWDFDNDPAQTTVWGTAFLGLPECYNLSALTLESRAWPLQEHAVPPPTSFHPATLGRFNAWLARARRSRRPALMLFAGGAASSSGRPNIASSIRAECELRRDLCDIVDCSRGACAHDPGRFMRPMIRARFCLHPPGDTPTRRSTFDGILAGCIPVFFEEASAARQFGWHLPRRRYSEFSVLIPKEEVVFRGRRIADVLEAIPRARVRRMRNAVLELAPAVMYRRHGSSTALRARKDAFDLAIEGVLRRIRRRVQAMDQGTNPLVLVGEDEEEQHQQHLQPSDS; translated from the coding sequence ATGAACGCCCTCGAGAAGTCCGTCATCGCCTGCCCCTCCATGGCTCTTCCCTTCATCTttgccttcctcttcctcctctcgggGGATTTCAGGGCGGCGGCGACAGCGGCCGAGTGCGAGGGCCGCTGGATCTACATCCGCGAGCTGCCGAGCAGGTTCAACACCGACCTTCTCGCTACTTGCGACGACTTCCCCCTCCTCTTCGAGCTCCGGGAGCAGCAGGAGAAGAGCCTCCTCCCCTTCATCGCCAACCATGGATTGGGGCCTCGCACCCACAACCGCTCCCACTCCTGGTACCGCACCGATCCCCTCTTCATGGAGCTCCTTTTCCACCGCCGCATGCTTGAGTACCCCTGCCTCGTCGCTGACCCTGCCGCCGCCGATGCCGTCTTTGTCCCCTACTATGCGGCCATTGCGGCCCTCCCCTTCCTCTATTCCCCCGACCAATGGAACTCCTCCGCCCTCCATGGCCGCGACCTCGCCGATTGGCTCCGCCGCGACCGCCCGGGGATCTGGTCTCGCCGCGCCGGCCATGACCACTTCCTCGCCGTGGCCGGCGCCGCCTGGGACTTCGACAACGACCCTGCCCAAACCACGGTGTGGGGCACCGCCTTCCTCGGCCTCCCCGAGTGCTACAACCTCTCTGCTCTAACACTCGAGTCGCGTGCCTGGCCTCTTCAGGAGCACGCCGTCCCGCCCCCGACCTCCTTCCACCCCGCCACCCTCGGCCGCTTCAATGCCTGGCTCGCCCGCGCGCGCCGCTCTCGTCGCCCCGCACTCATGCTCTTCGCAGGCGGGGCTGCCTCCAGCAGCGGTCGGCCCAACATCGCCTCGAGCATCCGCGCCGAGTGTGAGCTCCGCCGCGACCTCTGCGACATCGTCGACTGCTCCAGGGGCGCCTGCGCCCACGATCCCGGTCGCTTCATGCGCCCCATGATCCGGGCCCGGTTCTGCCTCCATCCGCCGGGCGACACTCCGACGCGCCGGTCCACCTTCGACGGCATCCTCGCCGGGTGCATCCCGGTGTTCTTCGAGGAGGCGTCGGCAGCGAGGCAGTTCGGATGGCACCTCCCACGCCGCCGGTACAGTGAATTCTCCGTGCTAATACCCAAGGAGGAGGTGGTATTCAGGGGTCGGCGGATCGCCGACGTGTTGGAAGCGATACCCCGGGCGCGGGTGCGGCGGATGAGGAATGCGGTACTGGAGCTGGCGCCGGCCGTCATGTACCGCCGGCACGGGAGCTCCACTGCGCTGCGGGCGCGGAAGGACGCGTTCGATCTGGCCATCGAGGGGGTCCTGCGGCGCATCCGAAGGCGGGTGCAAGCGATGGATCAGGGGACGAACCCGCTCGTCCTGGTCGGTGAGGATGAGGAAGAGCAGCATCAGCAGCATCTGCAGCCGTCTGATAGCTGA